The following are from one region of the Cloacibacterium sp. TD35 genome:
- a CDS encoding DUF6452 family protein: MKKLIFPFLILGFMLTSCENDDDVCVSGEATPRLKIKFKSTDNKVKTLDSLYLDVDYGNNNVLTVIKAAKVDSALVPIRVDDAGFTELYVRTTKKGSVSKIKLNYNTTSEYVSPACGFKRLYQNLSGTLETVNPVTKVELNQNQIINENKAHLYLVF, translated from the coding sequence ATGAAAAAATTAATCTTTCCCTTTTTAATATTGGGGTTTATGCTAACTTCCTGCGAAAACGATGACGATGTTTGCGTAAGTGGAGAAGCTACACCTAGACTAAAAATTAAATTTAAAAGCACAGATAACAAAGTGAAGACATTAGATTCACTTTATTTAGATGTAGACTACGGTAATAATAATGTTTTAACGGTGATTAAAGCTGCTAAAGTAGATTCTGCGTTGGTTCCTATTCGGGTAGATGACGCAGGTTTTACAGAACTGTATGTAAGAACCACTAAAAAAGGTAGTGTTTCTAAAATAAAACTGAATTATAATACCACTTCTGAGTATGTTTCGCCAGCTTGTGGCTTCAAAAGACTTTATCAAAACCTTTCTGGGACTCTAGAAACTGTAAATCCAGTCACTAAAGTAGAACTCAATCAAAATCAAATTATCAATGAAAACAAAGCTCACCTTTATCTTGTTTTTTAG
- the rlmD gene encoding 23S rRNA (uracil(1939)-C(5))-methyltransferase RlmD — MSKKKKNIILENIKLITAGAKGVAVGKTEEGKTVLVSGAVPGDVVNARVKKSKSKYFEAEAIEILEKSPYRVEPKCIHFGVCGGCKWQNLSYQKQLDFKQEEVYNNIKRIGGIENFETLPILGSEQEYFYRNKMEFSFSNARWLTQYEISSEENFGNKDALGFHIPGMWSKILDLQECFLQEAPSNDLRLAVRNYAIAKGLDFFDVRNQEGFLRTLMLRQNSQGEWMVLFQFYREEKENREQLFEYILEKFPQIKTLVYAINPKQNDSIYDLDVQTYFGEGFIYEEMDGLKFKIGPKSFFQTNYKQALNLYRKTLEFAEISENDVVYDLYTGTGTIAQYIAKKAKYVIGIESVQEAIDAAKEHAKLNGLDNCEFYCGDMKDVFTEEFLANHPKADVLVTDPPRDGMHQKVVEQILKLAPPKIVYVSCNSATQARDLALMKEHYDVVKILPVDMFPQTHHVENIALLIKK; from the coding sequence ATGAGTAAGAAAAAGAAAAACATTATTTTAGAAAATATTAAATTAATTACTGCTGGTGCAAAAGGTGTAGCCGTAGGAAAAACTGAGGAAGGAAAAACTGTTTTGGTTTCTGGTGCGGTTCCAGGTGATGTAGTAAACGCAAGAGTGAAAAAGTCTAAATCTAAATATTTCGAAGCAGAAGCCATAGAGATTTTAGAAAAATCACCTTACAGAGTTGAGCCCAAATGTATTCATTTTGGAGTTTGCGGTGGTTGCAAATGGCAGAACCTTTCTTACCAAAAACAACTAGATTTCAAGCAAGAAGAAGTTTATAACAATATCAAACGAATAGGAGGAATCGAAAATTTTGAAACTTTGCCTATTCTCGGCTCAGAGCAAGAATATTTCTACAGAAATAAAATGGAATTTTCTTTTTCAAACGCTCGTTGGCTTACTCAATACGAGATTAGTTCCGAAGAAAATTTCGGGAATAAAGATGCTTTAGGATTTCATATTCCAGGAATGTGGAGCAAAATTTTAGATTTGCAAGAATGCTTCCTTCAAGAAGCGCCATCTAATGATTTAAGATTAGCAGTTAGAAATTATGCCATCGCAAAAGGTCTAGATTTCTTTGATGTAAGAAATCAAGAAGGGTTTTTGAGAACATTAATGCTTCGCCAGAACTCGCAAGGAGAATGGATGGTACTATTTCAATTCTACAGAGAAGAAAAAGAAAACAGAGAGCAATTATTTGAATATATTTTAGAAAAATTCCCTCAGATTAAAACTTTGGTTTATGCAATCAATCCGAAACAGAATGATTCTATTTATGATTTAGACGTACAAACATATTTTGGTGAAGGTTTTATTTATGAAGAAATGGATGGACTGAAATTTAAAATCGGACCGAAATCTTTCTTCCAAACCAATTATAAACAAGCGCTGAATCTTTACAGAAAAACACTAGAATTTGCAGAAATTTCTGAAAATGATGTAGTGTACGATTTGTACACAGGAACTGGAACCATTGCACAGTATATTGCCAAAAAAGCAAAATACGTAATCGGGATAGAATCAGTGCAAGAAGCGATTGATGCTGCAAAAGAACATGCTAAACTCAATGGTTTGGATAACTGTGAGTTTTATTGTGGTGACATGAAAGACGTTTTCACCGAAGAGTTTTTAGCCAATCACCCAAAAGCAGATGTTTTGGTTACCGATCCACCTAGAGACGGAATGCACCAAAAAGTGGTAGAGCAAATTCTGAAATTAGCACCGCCTAAAATTGTATACGTAAGTTGTAATTCTGCTACTCAAGCCAGAGATTTAGCACTGATGAAAGAACATTATGATGTGGTTAAAATTTTACCAGTAGATATGTTTCCGCAGACACATCACGTAGAAAATATAGCGCTATTAATAAAAAAATAA
- a CDS encoding MBL fold metallo-hydrolase, which translates to MKLYPIQCGNFKLDGGAMFGVVPKSLWERTNPADSKNLIELGTRSLLVEDGKKLILIDCGLGNKQDEKFFGHYSLYGDESLDKNLKKFGFVREDITDVFLTHLHFDHCGGAIEWNDEKTGYRPAFKNAQFWTNENHWQWATEPNPREKASFLKENILPMQESGQLQFLPTPKTGNYGFAPDLKMDVIFVDGHTEKQMLPVIQYQEKTIVFAADLIPTAGHIPQVYVMGYDTRPLLTMEEKGKFLKQCVENEYLLFFEHDAHHELASLKMTEKGVKLDETFSFNEVFGY; encoded by the coding sequence ATGAAACTCTATCCAATACAATGCGGAAATTTTAAATTAGACGGCGGTGCTATGTTTGGTGTCGTCCCGAAATCTCTTTGGGAACGTACTAATCCTGCAGATTCTAAAAATTTAATCGAACTAGGGACTCGTTCTCTTTTGGTGGAAGATGGCAAAAAACTCATCTTAATAGACTGTGGATTAGGAAATAAGCAAGATGAGAAATTTTTCGGGCATTATTCGCTTTATGGTGATGAATCTCTCGACAAAAATTTAAAAAAATTCGGGTTTGTAAGAGAAGACATTACAGATGTTTTCTTGACACACCTTCACTTTGACCATTGTGGTGGCGCCATTGAGTGGAATGATGAAAAAACAGGTTACAGACCAGCATTTAAAAACGCACAGTTTTGGACCAACGAAAATCATTGGCAATGGGCAACTGAACCCAATCCAAGAGAAAAAGCAAGTTTCTTGAAAGAAAACATTTTGCCGATGCAAGAAAGCGGGCAATTGCAATTTTTGCCTACTCCAAAAACGGGAAATTATGGTTTTGCACCAGATTTGAAAATGGATGTGATCTTTGTAGACGGTCACACCGAAAAACAAATGCTTCCTGTGATACAATATCAAGAAAAAACAATTGTTTTTGCAGCAGATTTAATTCCAACAGCTGGACACATTCCGCAAGTTTACGTGATGGGATATGACACGAGGCCGCTTCTTACCATGGAAGAAAAAGGAAAATTTCTGAAGCAATGTGTAGAGAATGAATATTTACTGTTCTTCGAGCATGATGCTCATCATGAATTGGCAAGTCTGAAAATGACTGAAAAAGGCGTGAAGCTAGATGAAACTTTCAGTTTTAACGAAGTTTTTGGGTATTAA
- the coaE gene encoding dephospho-CoA kinase (Dephospho-CoA kinase (CoaE) performs the final step in coenzyme A biosynthesis.), whose protein sequence is MEDGILKTTKKIIGITGGIGSGKSTVSKFIEELGFPVYDSDFWAKELVNIDENLKSRIIELLGEESYDEHGKYNRKFVAEKVFDHQELLLKLNQIIHPAVKIHFENWVNAQNAEFVFKETALLFELKLNESCYQSILVTADENIRIKRVMDRDSRTYREVKEIIGKQMPEAEKVKLADFVIQNNTDLKTLKDFTHQAMNELKRMDL, encoded by the coding sequence ATGGAAGATGGAATTTTAAAAACCACAAAAAAAATCATAGGAATTACGGGCGGAATAGGAAGTGGAAAATCTACGGTTTCTAAATTTATAGAAGAGTTGGGATTTCCTGTATATGATTCTGATTTTTGGGCGAAAGAACTGGTGAATATTGACGAAAATCTAAAGTCTAGAATTATAGAGCTTCTTGGTGAAGAATCGTATGATGAACACGGAAAATACAACCGGAAATTTGTTGCAGAAAAGGTTTTTGACCATCAAGAATTACTTTTAAAACTGAATCAAATCATTCATCCTGCAGTGAAAATTCATTTTGAGAATTGGGTAAATGCTCAAAACGCTGAATTTGTTTTCAAAGAAACAGCATTGCTTTTTGAATTAAAATTAAATGAAAGTTGCTATCAATCTATTTTAGTTACTGCTGATGAAAACATCAGAATAAAAAGAGTGATGGATAGAGATAGCAGAACGTACCGTGAAGTAAAAGAAATCATCGGAAAACAAATGCCTGAAGCCGAAAAAGTAAAATTAGCTGATTTTGTGATCCAAAACAATACTGATTTAAAGACTTTAAAAGACTTTACTCATCAAGCAATGAATGAACTAAAAAGAATGGATTTGTAA
- a CDS encoding M43 family zinc metalloprotease yields the protein MKKFLFLILLVFCTINITSQIKKSNKILNRSPEGYIRCYSTEYENNLQKNNNKRVSTNVFEDWISNKISKQKLINYRLSAIRTIPVVVHVINKGEAVGTGTNISDAQVISQITTLNNDYRKKIGTKGYNTNPVGADANIEFALAVRDPNGNPTNGIDRISFNKDSWDEFSIENELKPNTIWDPTKYLNLWVVNFGGDLNGYLGYAQFPEASTLSGLNYPPFTANTDGVIIGYKFFGNLDYNDGSFNLNTTYGYGRTATHEVGHWLGLRHIWGDSDCGTDYVADTPTHKTENYGCFTHPKANTCTPPTADEMFENYMDYTNDACMNIFTINQVDRFNAVLANSPRRKELLTSDALTPVALVSNDAEVEVQLIYNTDCSFPKKAQIRLINRGNNTLTSAIISVNDAGVVYNQSWSGSLATNSETFIPISLNGTSTSNNISVTINSVNSSTDNRVSNNTNTLVYAATQSFTATQVLLELQLDIFGSETSWKLIDGLGNSLYTSETYQNSNPTTPAVKNYTFNLANNTCYYFKIYDSAGDGICCNYGSGYYKLTTSTGTIMTNSTFSSSEASYAFVLGNILGIKETNKLITEIFPNPTNDVLNVTKVSNNANFTIYNISGQFISKGKVTNNKVDVAALVKGVYFIEVSEKGATSKLKFIKK from the coding sequence ATGAAAAAGTTTTTATTTTTGATATTATTGGTTTTTTGTACCATTAATATTACATCTCAAATAAAAAAATCGAATAAAATACTTAATAGGTCTCCAGAAGGATACATAAGATGTTATTCTACAGAATACGAAAATAATCTTCAGAAAAATAATAATAAAAGAGTCAGTACAAATGTTTTTGAAGATTGGATTTCAAATAAAATATCTAAGCAAAAACTTATCAATTACAGACTTTCTGCAATAAGAACAATCCCTGTAGTAGTACACGTAATCAATAAAGGGGAAGCGGTAGGGACAGGAACTAATATCAGTGATGCTCAAGTTATTTCTCAGATAACCACCCTAAACAATGATTACAGGAAAAAAATAGGAACTAAAGGATATAACACTAATCCAGTTGGCGCTGATGCTAATATTGAATTTGCTTTAGCTGTAAGAGATCCTAATGGGAATCCTACAAATGGTATTGATAGAATTTCTTTTAATAAAGATTCTTGGGATGAATTTTCCATTGAAAATGAATTAAAACCTAATACTATTTGGGATCCTACAAAATATCTAAACTTATGGGTAGTAAATTTTGGCGGAGATTTAAATGGTTACTTGGGTTATGCTCAGTTTCCTGAAGCAAGTACATTAAGCGGATTGAATTACCCTCCTTTTACTGCAAATACTGATGGAGTTATCATTGGATATAAGTTTTTTGGGAATTTAGACTATAATGATGGAAGTTTTAATTTAAATACTACCTATGGCTATGGTAGAACAGCCACTCACGAAGTTGGACATTGGCTAGGGCTACGTCACATTTGGGGAGATTCAGATTGCGGTACAGATTATGTAGCAGATACTCCAACTCATAAGACTGAAAATTATGGCTGTTTTACGCATCCTAAGGCGAATACTTGTACACCTCCTACGGCAGACGAGATGTTTGAAAACTATATGGATTATACCAATGATGCTTGTATGAATATTTTTACAATTAATCAAGTAGATAGGTTTAATGCAGTTTTAGCTAACTCGCCAAGAAGAAAAGAACTATTAACTTCCGATGCACTTACTCCTGTAGCTTTGGTTAGTAATGATGCAGAAGTAGAGGTTCAATTAATTTATAATACCGATTGTTCTTTCCCTAAGAAGGCTCAAATTAGATTAATAAATAGAGGAAACAATACACTTACTTCCGCAATAATTTCTGTGAATGATGCTGGAGTTGTTTATAATCAGAGCTGGTCAGGTAGTTTAGCTACAAATTCAGAAACATTTATTCCAATTAGTTTAAATGGTACAAGCACCAGTAATAATATTTCTGTTACTATTAATTCAGTTAATTCTTCAACTGATAATAGGGTTTCTAATAATACTAACACTCTTGTTTATGCAGCTACTCAAAGCTTTACAGCTACACAAGTTTTATTAGAATTACAATTAGATATTTTTGGCTCAGAAACTTCTTGGAAATTAATAGATGGCTTAGGAAATTCTTTATATACAAGTGAAACCTATCAAAATAGCAATCCAACTACACCAGCAGTAAAAAATTATACGTTTAATTTAGCAAATAATACTTGCTATTATTTCAAAATATATGATAGTGCAGGGGATGGAATATGTTGCAATTACGGAAGTGGTTATTATAAATTAACAACGAGTACGGGTACAATTATGACCAATAGTACATTTAGTTCTTCTGAGGCTTCATATGCCTTTGTTTTAGGAAATATTTTAGGAATCAAAGAAACAAATAAATTAATAACAGAAATTTTCCCTAATCCTACAAATGATGTTTTAAACGTTACTAAAGTATCTAATAATGCAAACTTTACGATTTATAACATTTCGGGTCAGTTCATTTCAAAAGGAAAAGTGACCAATAATAAAGTAGATGTTGCAGCTCTTGTAAAAGGAGTTTATTTCATAGAAGTTTCTGAAAAAGGAGCAACTTCTAAATTAAAATTCATCAAAAAATAA
- a CDS encoding DUF6048 family protein, whose protein sequence is MKTKLTFILFFSFCLGFSQEKDSAKTKYQYKPNFTVGVDVLNGALSTFSDRKLFQGYVSSEIKKNLHAILDVGFEKNIYQKNGYDASANGIFGKLGGYYMLSMDTENPNNGFYAGAKMAASFYNQEYKKVPVRGFGGSDQYLAFPSVNQSAYWLEGFAGARVQLFKSNLYVDVNAQPRFIIYSTKQEGMTPMIVPGFGKSSTKFNVGFSWNLAYQF, encoded by the coding sequence ATGAAAACAAAGCTCACCTTTATCTTGTTTTTTAGTTTTTGTTTGGGTTTTTCTCAAGAGAAAGATTCAGCAAAAACCAAATATCAATATAAACCCAATTTTACAGTAGGAGTAGATGTACTAAATGGTGCATTATCTACTTTTAGTGATCGAAAATTATTTCAAGGATATGTTTCTTCTGAGATTAAGAAAAATCTTCATGCGATTTTAGATGTAGGTTTTGAAAAAAACATTTATCAGAAAAACGGTTATGATGCTAGTGCAAATGGAATTTTCGGAAAATTAGGAGGATATTATATGCTTTCTATGGATACCGAAAATCCTAATAATGGTTTTTATGCAGGAGCGAAAATGGCGGCAAGTTTTTACAATCAAGAATACAAAAAAGTCCCAGTTCGTGGTTTTGGCGGCAGCGACCAATATCTTGCCTTTCCATCAGTGAATCAGTCTGCCTATTGGTTAGAAGGTTTTGCTGGAGCTAGAGTTCAGTTGTTCAAATCAAATTTATATGTAGATGTAAATGCGCAACCAAGATTTATAATATATTCTACCAAACAAGAAGGAATGACTCCTATGATTGTGCCAGGATTTGGGAAAAGTTCTACAAAATTTAATGTTGGCTTTAGCTGGAATTTAGCGTATCAGTTTTAA
- a CDS encoding zinc-dependent metalloprotease has protein sequence MMSASAFSQQKDSVKVDVKAKKDTVNTAKPKDKKPEKIQPFEKVITSKAVSDEGIITVHKVEDKYYFEIPDKALKKEFLVVTRLTKAGAEMRMGTVGYAGDQISQNVISFEKGPNDKVFLRSISYVDYAKDSTSSMYKTVMRNNVNAIEQAFDIKAFGKEKNSTVIDITDFINADNDVVSFDTRFKKGFRVGAFQKDKSFVNFVKSFPTNIEINTTKTYNRSAGEASPIPGAPKPEVSGNYTVEVNSSIILLPENKMQARYFDPRVGYFTVGYTDFDENPQGVERVSLVKRWRLEPKAKDLEKYKRGELVEPEKPIVFYIDPLTPKKWIPYLIQGVNDWQKAFEKAGFKNAIYAKVPNAKEDPEWSLEDARFSAIVYKPSDVPNASGPSIADPRTGEILESHINWYHNVMKLLNDWYFVQASPNDPRARKVDFDDELMGQLIRFVSSHEVGHTLGLRHNFGSSSTVPVENLRNKAWLKANGHTPSIMDYARFNYVAQPEDNVGEAGLMPRIGDYDDWAIEWGYRRFYNYNSPEKEKAYLNKWVIEKLQNPRLWFGTETNPYDPRSQSEQVGDNPMLAGKYGVKNLQRIMENIEAWSTKPNEDYNSLNNRFTQVSGQFARYLGHVSKYIGGVKETPKMVEQKGAIYELVSKSEQKEALKFLSENVFTTPNWLLKTSVLTKIDKSPVEVVENLQKTVLNRVLSEGVLNKLYEGESLDANAYAVYDYLQDIKNSVFAELKSSSKIDIYRRNLQKNFVETLIARTQASKPSTGRNAETVSDNSDVKSLTRGVLREIKTEASKNVQNVQDPVTKYHLEDLVYRIDKALEVK, from the coding sequence ATGATGTCAGCGAGCGCATTTTCTCAACAGAAAGACAGTGTAAAAGTAGACGTAAAAGCTAAAAAAGACACCGTAAACACTGCAAAACCAAAAGACAAAAAACCAGAAAAAATTCAACCTTTTGAAAAAGTAATTACCAGCAAAGCGGTAAGCGATGAAGGAATTATTACCGTTCACAAGGTAGAAGACAAATACTATTTCGAAATTCCAGATAAAGCGCTGAAAAAAGAATTTTTGGTAGTCACAAGACTGACCAAAGCTGGTGCTGAAATGAGAATGGGAACAGTAGGTTATGCGGGAGATCAAATCAGTCAAAACGTTATCAGTTTCGAGAAAGGCCCAAATGATAAGGTTTTTTTACGTTCTATTTCTTATGTAGATTATGCTAAAGATTCTACCTCTTCTATGTATAAAACGGTGATGAGGAATAACGTAAATGCTATAGAACAAGCTTTTGATATTAAAGCTTTCGGTAAAGAAAAAAACTCTACCGTGATAGATATTACAGATTTTATCAATGCAGATAATGATGTAGTTTCTTTTGACACTCGATTCAAGAAAGGATTTAGAGTAGGCGCTTTTCAAAAAGATAAATCTTTTGTCAATTTCGTGAAATCTTTCCCTACCAATATTGAAATTAACACTACTAAAACCTATAACAGAAGCGCAGGAGAAGCTTCGCCAATTCCAGGTGCTCCAAAACCTGAAGTGAGCGGAAATTATACTGTAGAAGTGAATTCTTCTATTATTCTTTTGCCAGAAAATAAAATGCAGGCTAGATATTTCGATCCTAGAGTAGGTTATTTTACAGTAGGTTATACAGATTTTGATGAAAATCCTCAAGGCGTAGAAAGAGTTTCTTTGGTAAAAAGATGGAGACTTGAACCAAAAGCAAAAGATTTAGAAAAATATAAAAGAGGAGAATTGGTAGAGCCAGAGAAACCAATTGTTTTTTACATAGACCCATTAACTCCAAAAAAATGGATTCCCTATTTAATTCAAGGGGTAAATGATTGGCAAAAAGCTTTTGAAAAAGCAGGTTTCAAAAACGCGATTTATGCAAAAGTTCCTAATGCTAAAGAAGATCCAGAATGGAGTTTAGAAGATGCAAGATTCTCGGCTATCGTTTATAAACCTTCAGATGTTCCTAATGCTTCTGGTCCTTCAATTGCGGATCCTAGAACTGGTGAAATTTTAGAAAGTCACATCAATTGGTATCATAATGTAATGAAACTTTTGAACGATTGGTATTTCGTACAAGCTTCACCGAATGATCCTAGAGCTAGAAAAGTAGATTTTGATGATGAATTAATGGGGCAATTAATCAGATTTGTTTCTTCACACGAAGTGGGACATACACTTGGTTTGAGACATAATTTCGGGTCTAGTTCTACTGTTCCTGTAGAAAATCTTAGAAATAAAGCTTGGTTAAAAGCCAATGGTCATACTCCTTCAATTATGGATTATGCGAGATTTAACTACGTAGCACAACCAGAAGATAATGTAGGTGAAGCTGGATTAATGCCAAGAATTGGTGACTATGATGATTGGGCAATAGAATGGGGGTATAGAAGATTTTACAACTATAATTCTCCAGAAAAAGAAAAAGCATATCTTAATAAATGGGTAATCGAAAAATTACAAAATCCTAGACTTTGGTTCGGTACAGAAACCAATCCTTATGACCCGCGTTCACAAAGCGAACAAGTAGGAGATAATCCTATGCTTGCTGGAAAATATGGAGTGAAAAACCTTCAGAGAATCATGGAAAACATAGAAGCGTGGAGTACAAAACCAAATGAAGATTATAACAGTCTTAATAATAGATTTACTCAAGTTTCAGGACAGTTTGCTAGATATTTAGGTCACGTTTCTAAATACATTGGTGGAGTAAAAGAAACGCCGAAAATGGTAGAACAAAAAGGAGCTATTTATGAATTGGTTTCTAAATCAGAGCAAAAAGAAGCTTTGAAATTTTTATCAGAAAATGTATTTACGACTCCAAATTGGTTGTTAAAAACTTCTGTTTTAACTAAAATAGATAAATCGCCAGTAGAAGTGGTAGAAAATCTTCAAAAAACAGTGCTCAATAGAGTTTTAAGCGAAGGCGTTTTGAATAAATTATACGAAGGAGAATCTTTAGATGCTAATGCTTATGCAGTGTATGATTATCTTCAAGATATTAAAAACAGTGTATTTGCTGAGTTGAAATCTTCTTCTAAAATTGATATTTACAGAAGAAATTTACAGAAAAATTTTGTGGAAACTTTAATTGCTAGAACTCAGGCAAGTAAACCAAGCACGGGTAGAAATGCTGAAACCGTTTCTGATAATTCTGATGTGAAATCATTAACCAGAGGGGTTTTAAGAGAAATAAAAACAGAAGCTTCTAAAAATGTACAAAATGTACAAGACCCAGTGACCAAATATCATTTAGAAGATTTGGTTTACAGGATAGATAAAGCTTTAGAAGTAAAATAA
- the ruvB gene encoding Holliday junction branch migration DNA helicase RuvB has translation MPDFLHADKENFSDEELMQEEQIRPQSFKDFAGQRKTLDNLEVFVAAAKNRGGALDHVLLHGPPGLGKTTLAHIIANELGVNCKITSGPVLDKPGSLAGLLTNLEENDVLFIDEIHRLSPVVEEYLYSAMEDYKIDIMLETGPNARSVQIGLNPFTLVGATTRSGMLTKPMLARFGIQSRLEYYTVELLGMIIERSARVLGVPIYEDAALEIARRSRGTPRIANALLRRVRDFAEIKGNGEIEIEITKFALNSLNVDEYGLDDMDNKIMRVMIENFKGKPVGISALATSIGENPETLEEVYEPFLIQEGFIIRTPRGREVTEKAYKHLGIMRPKNPGELF, from the coding sequence ATGCCAGATTTTTTACACGCAGATAAAGAAAATTTCTCTGATGAGGAATTAATGCAGGAAGAACAGATTCGTCCACAAAGTTTTAAGGATTTTGCGGGACAAAGAAAAACGTTGGATAATTTAGAGGTTTTCGTGGCGGCTGCTAAAAATAGAGGTGGCGCTTTAGACCACGTACTTTTACACGGGCCTCCAGGTTTGGGAAAAACTACTTTGGCACATATTATTGCCAATGAACTGGGCGTAAATTGTAAAATTACTTCGGGGCCAGTTTTAGATAAACCCGGAAGTTTGGCTGGACTTTTAACGAATTTAGAAGAAAACGATGTGCTTTTCATTGATGAAATTCATCGACTTTCACCCGTTGTGGAAGAATATTTGTATTCTGCGATGGAAGATTATAAAATCGACATTATGCTGGAAACAGGTCCCAATGCTCGTTCTGTACAAATTGGGTTGAATCCTTTCACTTTAGTTGGTGCTACTACTCGTTCTGGAATGCTTACCAAACCGATGTTAGCAAGATTCGGGATTCAATCTCGATTAGAATATTACACGGTAGAACTTTTAGGAATGATTATCGAGAGAAGTGCAAGAGTTTTAGGCGTTCCTATTTATGAAGATGCTGCATTGGAAATTGCGAGAAGAAGCAGAGGAACACCAAGAATTGCCAATGCACTTTTGCGCAGAGTTCGAGATTTTGCAGAAATTAAAGGAAACGGCGAAATTGAAATAGAGATTACCAAGTTTGCACTTAATTCTCTGAATGTAGATGAATATGGGTTGGATGATATGGACAATAAAATAATGCGTGTAATGATAGAAAACTTCAAAGGAAAACCAGTTGGTATCTCTGCTTTGGCAACTTCTATTGGCGAAAATCCTGAAACTTTGGAAGAAGTTTACGAACCGTTTTTGATTCAGGAAGGATTTATCATCAGAACTCCAAGAGGAAGAGAAGTTACAGAAAAAGCTTATAAACATTTAGGGATTATGAGGCCGAAAAATCCAGGAGAACTTTTTTAG